The proteins below are encoded in one region of Raphanus sativus cultivar WK10039 unplaced genomic scaffold, ASM80110v3 Scaffold2891, whole genome shotgun sequence:
- the LOC130506107 gene encoding uncharacterized protein LOC130506107 produces MDPWVENQERKEMKKMKKHFDMLQFICDAEHGIPTSCPCGGRIVDEVSTNPTDKDFLPGRRYFTCNEYKNDGFHFRQPWVLGVEEEVRSLRQDVDKMAEEMHKMAEEIAQLKDLLTRK; encoded by the exons ATGGATCCATGGGTTGAGAATCAGGAaaggaaggagatgaagaagatgaagaaacatTTTGACATGCTTCAGTTTATTTGCGATGCTGAACACGGGATTCCAACTTCGTGCCCATGTGGGGGACGAATCGTCGACGAGGTTTCTACTAATCCAACAGATAAGGATTTTCTACCAGGCCGAAGGTACTTCACTTGTAATGAGTACAAG AATGATGGGTTCCACTTCCGTCAACCATGGGTTCTCGGGGTTGAGGAAGAGGTTCGCTCCTTAAGGCAGGATGTGGACAAAATGGCTGAAGAGATGCACAAAATGGCTGAAGAAATTGCTCAGCTTAAGGACCTTCTTACCCGTAAATGA